Below is a genomic region from Lepidochelys kempii isolate rLepKem1 chromosome 5, rLepKem1.hap2, whole genome shotgun sequence.
TAGGTGCCCTGAAGGGACCATGAAGGGGGATTACAGGTGCATCTATCCTGAAACTCTGACAGTAATGTAGTGGAAATTGCACTCTAACTCTCTTAGGAACTTCTGGTTTGTAAGGCCACTATCATAAGGCAAGCTTAGAACTGTAGAACTAGAAGGGACATCGAGAGGTCTTtgagtccagtccccagcacacaaggcaggattaagtattatctagaccatccctgaaaggtgtttgtctaacctgctcttaaaaatttccagtgatggagattccacaacctccctaggcaatttattccagtgcttaaccaccctgacaggaagtttttcctaatgtccaacctggtGCTGACTGTGGGCCTGAGGTGTAAAATACTTGGGGTACTGAACACCAGTCAGGTAGTGAGCCTTCCTGAGACAACACACATCAGTTCTGAGAACAGGGCCTTGTTCTCTGGTTCTTTAAGAGACAACTTAGCCATGATGCTCCTGGTGCCAAGCGTGCGGTCAAACTAAGCCAAACGAGAAAACAAAACTTTAACTAGAAGTCTAATAAATTAAAACCCTCAATTAACCAAACTACAAGAAAAAAGCATATGATAGAAACTTGGGAGAACCCCAGTACAGCTCTCTGggaatggagccaagattttTATATCTGCAGCAACCTTTCTAACTGTAGAAAGGAAGAAACTAAAGCAGTTGGAACTGCACAGCCCTTACATAATCTTGGCTCCAAACATTTGGTGCCAAGGAAGGGTGCTCTCTACTGCTTTCTGGATGTTCCTGAATCTTTCTGGCATCGGGGTGCATAACCTACTTTGGAATATGGAAAAACATTTCTCAGAGAAATTTGATCATACCCATTTCACAGAGAGGTAAAATGTGAAGGTCTGAGGCTCTGATTAATAAGGCCTCCATCCTAAGAAAAGCTTGGTGCCAATTGCTGCTGCTTGTGTCTATCTAGATTCGTATACCTGGTCTGGTGaattgacttgtccaaggccataTACTGTCATAAGTTAGTGGCAGTGACAGGAGTAGTATTCAGGAGTTCCTGACTCCCACCTCTTTGCTCATTCCTCTTTTAGAccgctaaaaaaaaaatcaaacatttcctGGTTGGGCATTTCCCTAGACAACTTTCCCATTTTCCTTTGGGTAGGTGTCAGAGTCTACATTCAGTCTCCATTGTTGCGCATGTATTGGTTCGTGCTTCTTTAGCAGTAACTCTCATGTGCTCCAGGTTCTGAACCAAAATCTTGGAGTTTTTTAAAACTCTAAATTCATGATATATCATGTGCTGGCTTTTTGACTTTAATGGCACCTATGTTTTATCAAGGCACAGTAAATCTTGTATGACGCACAGGAGAAGTAATGATGTAAGAAACACTTTTCATTTCACTATGTGACATTGTATGCAGATTATTTAATGAACTAATTCAcaaataatttatatataaactaCAAATTTCTACTTGTGGTCAATGCACCATGCTCAAACCAAAGGTGGGGATAGGacatggagctgcacaaaacttggcagcagtggcagggctggatAGGTGGGTGCATGCTGGAGGACCCTAAGGCCAACTCTGGGCCCTTCACCTTCTCTCGCTTCCACTTCCCTGTGTTTGCTGCTCTGGCTGCCATCACCTCCTCTTTATGGCTACACCTCCCCTGGTCCGATCCAGCAGTAGGAATAGGGACACAAGAGGCAAAGGTGCCACACTGTCCCTTGTGGTTAGCAGCAACAATTACAGACTACTTCCGCTGCCCAGTTGGCTGTGTGAGAGCTAGCTAGGCAGCAGGAATGTGTGAGAAGGCTGCTAAATGTATGAACGTCAGCAGCCATAGGGCCTGGGGGACTTGGAGCATCCACATAATATAGATGTGTGTTTTGTACAAAATTGTGTGCATTTGCTTTAGGTAAAAGGCATGTAAAGCTATTATAGcaaaaacaagcaaataaaaataactcgAAACAATTGACCAAGTGCACGCAAACTAGTGAACTTCCCAACACAAAACACTCCTCTAGCCAAATGTATTGCTAGGAGTTGATTTCTGCTATTTACCACTCTTACCACCGTCACTGAAAAAataagccttggtctacactaggagttgaggtcgaatttagcagcattaaatcgatttaaccctgcacccgtccacacgacgaagccctttttttcgacttaaagggctcttaaaatcgatttccttactccacctggacaaggggattagcactgaaatcggccttgccgggtcgaatttggggtactgtggacacaattcaacggtattggcctccgggagctatcccagagtgctcattgtgaccgctctggacagcactctcaactcagatgcactggccaggtagacaggaaaaggcccacgaacttttgaatttcaatttcgtatttggccagcatggcaagctgcaggtgagtggagagctcatcagcagaggtgaccatgcagagctcatcagcagaggtgaccatgatggagtcccagaatcgcaaaagagctccagcatggactgtacgggatctgatcactgtatggggagagaaatccgtgctatcagaactacgttccagttttcgaaatgccaaaacattgtcaaaatctcccagggcatgaaggacagaggctataacagggacccgaagcagtgccacgtgaaacttaaggagctgaggcaagcctaccagaaaaccagagaggcaaacggccgctccgggtcagagccccaaacatgccacttctatgatgagctgcatgccattttagggggttcagccaccactaccccagccgtgttgtttgactccttcaatggagatggaggcaacacagaagcaggttttggggacgaggaagatgatgatgatggtgaagttgtagatagctcacagcaagcaagcggagaagctggttttcctgacagccaggaactgtttctcaccctggacctggagccactactccctgaacccacccaaggctgcctcccagatccgccaggcggagaagggacgtctggtgagtgtaccttttaaaatactatacaaaaaaaacaaaacaagcatgtttaatgattaatttgccctggcatttgtggctctcctggatgtactcccaaagcctttgcaaaaggtttctggggagggcagccttattccatccaccacggtaggacactttaccaccccaggccagtagcacgtactcgggaatcattgtagaacaaagcatggcagtgtgtgtttgctggcgttcaaacaacatcctttctttgtctctctgtgttatcctcaggagagtgatatcattcatggtcacctggttgaaatagggtgcttttcttcaggggacagtcagaggtgcacgttcctgctgggctgttttcctgtagctgaacagaaatgttccccactgttagccacggggagaggggagggatgaggggctagccacgcagtgtggggaggcaaaatgcgaccttgtaacgaaagcacatgtgctatgtatgtaatgttaacagcaaggtttaccgtgaaagagtgtagccattgttctataaaatgtgtctttttaaataccactgtccctttttttttctccaccagctgcatgtgtttcaaggatcacaggatcttctccttcccagaggctagcgaagattagaaggcgaaaaaaacgcactcgcgattaaatgttctctgagctcatgctgtcctcccacactgacagagcacagacgaatgcattgaggcagacaatgtcagagtgcaggaaagcacaaaatgaccgggaggagagatggtgggatgaagagagggctgaagctgaaaggtagtggcagcgtgatgagaggaggcaggattcaatactgaggctgctggaggatcaaactaatatgctccagcatatggttgagctgcaggaaaggcagctggagcacagaccgctgctacagcccctgtgtaaccaaccgtcctcctccccaagttccatagcctcttcacccagacgcccaagaacgcggtggggggcctccagccacccagccactccatcccagaggattgcccaagcaacagaaggctggcattcaataagttttaaagttttaaacttttaaagtgctgtgtggccttgtccttccctcctccaccacccctcctgggctaccttcgTAGTTATCCTCCTATttatgtgatgaattaataaagaatgcatgaatgtgaagcaacaatgacttaattgcctctgcaagtggtgatcgaagggaggaggggagggtggttagcttacagggaagtagagtgaaccaaggggcggggggtttcatcaaggagaaacaaacagaactttcacaccgtagcctatccagtcatgaaactggttttcaaagcttctctgatgtacactgcgccctcctgtgctcttctgactgccctggtgtctggctgcacgtaaccagcagccaggtgatttgcctcaacctcccaccctgccataaacgtctcccccttactctcacagatattgtggagcgcacagcaagcagtaataacagtgggaatattggtttcggtGAGGTCTACCCGAGTCAGTAAattgcgccagcgtgcttttaaacatccaaatgcacattctaccaccattctgcacttgctcagcctgtagttgaacagctcctgactactgtccaggctgcctgtgtacagcttcatgagccatggcattaaggggtaggctgggtccccaaggataactataggcatttcaacatccccaacagttattttctggcctgggaataaagtcccttcctgcagcttttgaaacagaccagagttcctgaaaatgtgagcgtcatgtacctttcccggccatcccatgtaaatgttggtgaaacatcccttgtgatccaccagtgcttgcagcactattgaaaagtaccccttgcggtttatgtacttgccggcttggtggtccattgccaagacagggatatgggttccgtctatggccccaccacagttagggaatcccattgcagcaaagccatccactatgacctgcacatttcccaggatcactacccttgatatcagcagatctttgattgcattggctacttgcatcacagcagcccccacagtagatttgcccactccaaattgattcccgattgaccggtagctgtctggcgttgcaagcttccacagggctattgccactcgcttctgaactgtgagggctgctctcatcttggtattcttgcgcctcagggcaggggaaagcaagtgtcaaagttccatgaaagtgcccttatgcatgcaaaagtttcgcagccactgggaatcgtcccagacctgcaacactatgcggtcccaccagtctgtgcttgtttcccaagcccagaattggtattccactgcatgaacctgccccattagcaccatgatgcccacattgccagggcccgtgctttgagagaagtctgtgtccatgtcctcatcactctcgtcaccacgctgacatcgcctacttgcccagtttcactttgccagggtctggttctgcatataccgctggataatgcgtgatgtttaatgtgctcctaattgccaaagtgatctgagcgggctccatgcttgccatggtatggcgtctgcacagaaaaaaggcgcggaacgattgtctgccattgctctgacggagggaggggcgacagACGACATGGctcacagggttggcttacagggaattaaaatcaacaaaagggatggctttgcaagaaacagaatggccccctcaaggatagaactccaaacctcaaggatagaactcaaaactgggtttagcaggccgttgatttcacggagggagggaggagaaaattaatagaaaacagatctggtctatttcttgttttgatccacttcatctatctttatacatcttgctggcagcagtctgtgcagtacgaccgctagccattgtcatctcctgagtgctcggcagaagacggtgcagtatgactgctggccatcgtcttctgctggctgcagattaaaagactgaatcgccatgaaacaaaacttaaaagggaaatgacttggctgaatcacttccatgtttgcccaggcgcccctgacctcatcgaggtcgtttaaaagagcaccctggactacgtcgacgacggctaccagtcatactgcagtgtctgctgccaaaaggcaataaactgttgctgtgtagcaatgcagtaccgcgtctgccagcacccaggagacatacggtgacggttagctgagcgggctccatgcttgccgtggtgtggcgtctgcacaggtaactcaagaaaaaaggcgcaaaacgattgtctgcccttgctttcatggagggagggagg
It encodes:
- the LOC140911413 gene encoding zinc finger and SCAN domain-containing protein 32-like — encoded protein: MHWPGRQEKAHELLNFNFVFGQHGKLQVSGELISRGDHAELISRGDHDGVPESQKSSSMDCTGSDHCMGREIRAIRTTFQFSKCQNIVKISQGMKDRGYNRDPKQCHVKLKELRQAYQKTREANGRSGSEPQTCHFYDELHAILGGSATTTPAVLFDSFNGDGGNTEAGFGDEEDDDDGEVVDSSQQASGEAGFPDSQELFLTLDLEPLLPEPTQGCLPDPPGGEGTSAACVSRITGSSPSQRLAKIRRRKKRTRD